The following are encoded in a window of Myxocyprinus asiaticus isolate MX2 ecotype Aquarium Trade chromosome 17, UBuf_Myxa_2, whole genome shotgun sequence genomic DNA:
- the LOC127454924 gene encoding 39S ribosomal protein L33, mitochondrial-like, protein MFLTAVNLAKSKSKTLLVQMVSAAGTGYCFNTKRGRLREKLVLRKHDPIVNKHVLFIEKRKIRSL, encoded by the exons ATGTTTCTTACTGCGGTAAACC tTGCCAAGAGCAAATCTAA GACATTGCTGGTTCAGATGGTGAGTGCAGCTGGCACAGGTTACTGTTTCAACACGAAGAGGGGCAGATTGAGAGAGAAGCTGGTTTTACGAAAGCATGACCCAATAG taaacaaacatgttttgttCATTGAGAAGAGGAAGATCCGCTCTCTTTAA